From the genome of Mycolicibacterium aromaticivorans JS19b1 = JCM 16368:
ATAGCGCCGCTGATCAGGCAGTGTTGTCGATGCCGGGAGGGACATATATGGCCGTAGCAGCTTGGTCACGATCAATGCGTGCACGGTGCGCAAGGCTGTCGGCGAGTCAGCAACGCCGGGTACACGATCGTGTTCGTCCGCCTTCCCGGCAGCTGGTGTTCGCGTCTCCGCGGTGGGAACGACGCGAGCGCCCGCCAGCTGGTATCACGAATGTGGCAACACGCATCGCCTGCATCGTCCACCGTCAATCGAATTGAGGCGCCATGGCCACCATTGTCGTTGGAATCGACGGCTCCCCCGCGTCGGTGAAGGCGTTGCGCTGGGCAGTGGAGGAGGCGCGGCTGCGCGGCGCGACGGTGCGGGCCGTCTACGCCTGGTCGTTCCCGTTCCGCGACGGCGAGATCGCCCACCTCGCCGCCGAAGCCGCCCATGACGCGTTGCAGCAGGAGGCCGAACAGTCGGCCCAGAACGCGGTCCGCCAGGCTCTGGGAGCCGATGCGGATGCCATCGAATGCGTCGTCACCGAGGATTCCCCCGCCCAGGCGCTGACCCAGGCCGCCCGTGACGCCGATCTCCTCGTGGTCGGCTCCCGTGGCCGCGGCGGTTTCGCCGGGCTGCTGCTGGGCTCGGTGAGCTCCCAATGCGCCCAGCATGCCCCGTGCCCGGTCGTGATCGTTCGTCCCTAGATGTAGTGCGTGTGACGGCGATTCGGCACTGGCGCGGAAGCTTCGGGCTCGCCAACATTGCACCTGGTGAACATCGCGATGTGGTGAGTGGATGGGTGGACGTGACTGCCGAGGTTGAGCTCGACCTGCCGATAGTGCTGCCCGACGCTCTGGACCGGCGTGATTTGTGCGTCGGCCGGCTCATCGACACACTGACCGGCGCGCCAGGCACTACGACCCGGAGGCGGTCAGCGTCGCCAAGGTTCGCGACCTGGCTGAGTCGACGGGGTCTCACTTGGGTCCGCGCGTGACAGACCTGTTGTCCAATGTGCGGTCGACAGAAGTCAGGCGCCACCAGAGGGGCGTACACGGTGAACGCTCCGTTCGCTCCGTTCGTAGCGTTCGTAGCGACCGCCACAATCTCCAGATCGATCCATGGCTCGTTGATCGGTTTGGTGAGCTCGTGGTTCAGTGAAGATTCGATGAAGAACGCGGCGGTTCGGTTCATCGCTTGGGTGGCGTCGGCATGATCGAGTTATGACCGAAACGCCCGAGTCCCGAACCGAACCGTCAGCCGTGGCCACCGAGCAGTGGCGCGGGGAGCTGCCGCGGGGATCGGATCGTCCCAATAGGCTCGCTCAGAGCGCGGCATGGGTGGGCATAGTTGCTGGTGTCGTATTTATCGTCGCGGTGATCTTTTTCTCCGGGTTCTTTGTCGGACGGCAGTACGGCGGCGGTTACCGCGACGGGCGCGGAATGTGTTACCCCGGCGGGATGATGGGGCCCGGCGGGATGATGGGCCCTGGATCGTGGGGCCCCGGATCGTGGGAACCGGGCGGGATGATGGTGCCTGGATCGTGGGGACCCGGGATGATGGGCCCCGGTCAGCAGCTATCGCCGACCACAACTCCGGCCGTGCCAACCACGCCCCCGCGGTAGCCGTTTCAGCCTGGTTCATTCGTGCTGGTCGGTTGTGGTCGGTTCAGTGCGCAGGAAGGTGAAGATGCGTTCCGACTTCGGCGGGCCGCGGGCCACCTTCCCCACCCCGCGGGTTGGGCTACACCAACGTCCACCGCTGTGCTGCGGCAGGGTGGTCGAGCCTCGTTAGGGCTACGCCCCGAAGCCCGCCAGGTCGTCGAGCAGTTGCGCCGTAGCGGCTATCAGGTGGCGATGCTCACCGGCGACAACGCTGCCACCGCCTATGCGTTAGCCAAGCATGTGGGGATCGACATAGTGCACGCCGATCTACGCCCCGAAGACAAAGCCGCACTGATTGAGCAACTACGTCGACAGCAGACGACCGCGATGGTCGGTGACGGCGTCAACGACGCCCCCGCTCTGGCCGCCGCCGACCTGGGTATTGCGATGGGCGCGATGGGCACCGACGTGGCCATCGAAACCGCCGACATCGCGCTGATGGGGGACGACCTGCGCAACCTCACCCTAGCCCTCGCCCATGCCCGGCGCGCACGACGCATCATGCTCCAAAACGTAGGCCTGTCCCTGGGATTGATCACCGTGCTCATCCCGCTTGCCCTCACCGGAGTATTGGGATTGGCCGCAGTCGTTGCCGTGAACGAACTCGCCGAAATCGTCGTCATCGCCAACGGTGTCCGCGCCGGACGCACCCCACCTGTTGCCATTACCGACCCGAGTCGAACGACCGTGGTGTCCGGCGCTGCTCCGGCCGCCACACGGTAGGGGCCACGCCCTAACGCACTGACGCAGCCGAGACCTCAGATCGCCGGACACTAACTGAAATCCATCGACAAGGTCGAGGCCCGAGGTCAGCGTAGCCGTCGCTGCATGGGTTCACATGTGCGACAAAAGGCTTGCGGCACATGAACGCGTGAGGAAAATGGAGGTGCGCCGCGTCGCCCGATTCCCGGTATGGAACTGAGAGGCCATCGCCGGTTAATAGTCCCAAGGGTCGGGGCCCATCATGCCCGGACCCCATTGCCCGGGTCCCATCATTCCGGGTCCCCATTGTGCGGGGTTCCATTGCCCGGGTGGCCCCATCATGCCCGGCCCCATCCCAGGTCCCCACTGTCCGGGACCCATCATTCCGGGTCCCCATTGCCCGGGTCCCCAGCAGTCGGGATACCAAATGCCGTCCGCTCCCCAACAACCCGGCGGGTCCAACGGATTTGGGATATCCGCCACATAGGGAGACGCCGAGATCGGCGCTGCGGGTTGAGCATTGGCGGCGGTACTGCCGCTGAATTCGATCAGTACCGCTGAGCTGCCGAGGGCGAGGACCGCCAGACTGGCGGTCGTCAACTGTTTGGCGGTGAACATGCTTTGTCACCTCTTCTGGTCTGTGGTTGCCAGCTTCACGGAGTGCTACTTGGGTGGGCTGACATCTAGTTCGGCGTACATTCCGGTCCAGTAGTGACCGGTGATGTTGCAGATCAATTCGTAGCGGCCCGGTGTCAGGGTGACGGTGGTCCAGCCGCTGGCCCCGGGCGCGATGCCGGTGTTGCTCGGGTTGTCGTCACCACGGTCAGCGCCGCAGGTGCGTGAGGCTTCGCCAAGGCTGCCGGCCTCATCGACCTTGCCGTCGGGACCGATGGCACGCTGCCCGAGGTATTGGCCTTTTGCCAGGGGCAGCACGACCAATTCATGGTTGATCGCACCGGCATTGGTCACTCGGAACGACACCTGACCCGGCGGGACAGTGGCCGGATTGATGAGGATGCGCATCATCCCCATCATTCCCATCCCAGGGCCTTGGTAGCCGTTCGGCCCGGAGCCAGACTGGCCGTTCCAACCCGGCCCTAACATGCCCCCCGGGCCCATCATGCCGCCAGGGCCCATCATGGCGTGCATATCGGTGAGGGTGACGTCAACAACGGTGCCCGACAATGCCGGTGCCGCACAGGATGTGACAGCCGGAGACCGCCCAGGCCCCATCATTCCAGGCCCCATCATCCCCGGACCCCACTGCCCGGAGCCCATCATTCCCGGACCCACTCCTGGGCCGGTGGGGTACGGCGGGTTAGCGGCGGTGCGGTTATGGCGCATCGCCATTCCGATGCTCAATGCCACGGCGCATGCGATGGCGACCACCACCGCGCCGAGTGCGATTGCCAAGTCGCGTGATCTCCGGTGGGTGCCCATCGCGGTCAGCGGTGTTCCCGCAGCAGTGTCATACGCCGCCGGAACTCGTCTTCGTCGATCTCACCTCGGGCGAAGCGGTCGGCCAACCGATCTTCAGCGCGCATCCCGTCCGGGCCCGGGCCGCCCCGGTGGTGGGAGCTGCCGCCACCCGACAGATAGCGGACGGCGAAGATGATCGCCACAATCACCGCAACCACTAGCAGCACCATCAGCACACCCATCACGATGCCGCCGCCGCCCCAACCGCCGTGCCAGCCGTTACCCCACTCGTATCCACACATCTTTGCCTCCCAAGCACCAGCACTATCACTGTCCTGCTCATTTATGAGGTCAGCATGCGCGGGAGGCTGCGCTAGGGAATAGGGCCGATGGTCCTTTCCTCCACCAAAGTGCCATAACATCGCTGAATGGAGATGGCGAGCACCTCGGCAGAGATACAGCGCGTTGAGCTGGCCCCGGCGGCAGCATTGTTTCGGTCCCTCGGGGACCCCACCCGGCTAGCGATTGTGCGTCGGCTCGCCGCTGGCCCCGCCCGCGTTGTAGAGCTGGTGCAGGCAGTCGGGTTGGCACAGTCGACCGTGTCCAAACACCTTGCCTGCCTGCGGGAGTGCGGTCTGGTGGACTCCGAGCCGGTCGGGCGGGCCTCGCTGTTTCGGCTCACCCAACCCGCACTGATCGACGTACTCGCCTCCGCCCAGACCGTGCTGGAGGCCACCGGTGAAGCCGTGGCCGTCTGCCCGACATACGGCATAGACAGCTGCGCCTCCGAAACGCCATGACGAACAGCCGCGCTGTACCCACGACCCTCAGATCGCCCGGCTCACCCGTATGCCTGCCTCTGGCTGCCCTCACCACATTCCGGCTGACGCGGGATCCTGCCGGGGCTCAATTCACCGGGTTAACCGTCCCGTTGGGTCTGGAGTCTCCGGACATGCGGGGCGGTTCACGCTGATGGCTACCCCGGGGCCGAAAGTTAATCCTTAACCGACAAGTCAAACCCGTTGCCGCGCTTGGCTAGTCGTCGACATCCCCGATCTTGCCAGTACATACTGCGATGACTGCACCGCTCATCGCCAAGGCCGCGATCGCAAGAGCAAACAACCCGGACATGTACTGGAGCGATTGGGCTGCTGCATAGGGAGAGACGACAAAACCGACGATGAACCAGACGACGGCAGCCACAACGAGTGCTGCGCCGGTGTATGTCATTCCGGCGACTGTATCCAATGTTTACTCCGATCTTCTCCCAGATCGACTGCCATCGTTTGATCATCGCCCTCGATGTTCGGCCTGTCCACCAACTAGCCCGCTTGCGACTCAGATCGCGGCCTGGGGTGGTGGGTTGTCGCAGCTAGGCCGGCGACCGAGGTACTGCGGTCTGCGACTGTGACGGTTGATGCCAGATGCTTGCAACGCTGGCACTGAAAGCTAGCGCGAGCTGGTTGAATCCATAACGCGGGGCGCTGCGGGCGTCACCGACAGCATCGGAAGCCCGAGCAACCGGAGTGCATTAGCGACGACAATAAGCGTCGATCCTTCGTGAATGAGGACGGCAGGGCCGATTCCCAAGCCGAAGACCGTCGCTGGTATTAGGACCGCAACGATCCCGAGGCTGGCCCACAGATTTTGCTTGATGACTCGGGCAGAGCGCCGGCTCAGGTGGACGGCAAATGGGAGAGCCTTGAGATCGTCGGCCATCAGCGCAACGTCGGCGGTCTCCAACGCCACATCGGACCCGGCTGCGCCCATCGCT
Proteins encoded in this window:
- a CDS encoding sulfocyanin-like copper-binding protein; the protein is MGTHRRSRDLAIALGAVVVAIACAVALSIGMAMRHNRTAANPPYPTGPGVGPGMMGSGQWGPGMMGPGMMGPGRSPAVTSCAAPALSGTVVDVTLTDMHAMMGPGGMMGPGGMLGPGWNGQSGSGPNGYQGPGMGMMGMMRILINPATVPPGQVSFRVTNAGAINHELVVLPLAKGQYLGQRAIGPDGKVDEAGSLGEASRTCGADRGDDNPSNTGIAPGASGWTTVTLTPGRYELICNITGHYWTGMYAELDVSPPK
- a CDS encoding SHOCT domain-containing protein, with translation MCGYEWGNGWHGGWGGGGIVMGVLMVLLVVAVIVAIIFAVRYLSGGGSSHHRGGPGPDGMRAEDRLADRFARGEIDEDEFRRRMTLLREHR
- a CDS encoding ArsR/SmtB family transcription factor, yielding MEMASTSAEIQRVELAPAAALFRSLGDPTRLAIVRRLAAGPARVVELVQAVGLAQSTVSKHLACLRECGLVDSEPVGRASLFRLTQPALIDVLASAQTVLEATGEAVAVCPTYGIDSCASETP
- a CDS encoding universal stress protein, giving the protein MATIVVGIDGSPASVKALRWAVEEARLRGATVRAVYAWSFPFRDGEIAHLAAEAAHDALQQEAEQSAQNAVRQALGADADAIECVVTEDSPAQALTQAARDADLLVVGSRGRGGFAGLLLGSVSSQCAQHAPCPVVIVRP